A genomic stretch from Setaria italica strain Yugu1 chromosome VII, Setaria_italica_v2.0, whole genome shotgun sequence includes:
- the LOC101761692 gene encoding BTB/POZ domain-containing protein At2g13690 has product MPTTTSASPAAAAHRRRSRRKAPPPRQPWCCSFGLDPSTAAAAAANRSPLPAPPRAKPSHQLAPPLSRRIRSPGRVSPIDDPSFAATAGSCVSARLSSVTECPPPALPPPPPPPPPPAAAVEKPRATLRLRLVEKGVVLEVDEVERVRRESKVVRKVLGGRGGEVAVEGKVEVESFREAVEMMLEDEDETAAMRRLARGGVARAIGVLEVSLSLLFDRGVNNCLMYLEAVPWNESEEDIIKQLLSQHSSYEAAFRNLLARLQPQRPTSSAELVVELVDSITKGTNNNARKELRNLVNGILSKSSVYIKGDKELDKRSIYCICHSCLNSLVGLFEESSDLVHADERSISSVGKGPLERIYKLVEDINWLLQILIDRQMGEEFVDVWANKKTLSSMQERVSPMIRHELSRISATIFIAMGSGKLHCTGDKRFSFFQAWFRPMLVDFGWLRRYPKGLNVTTLEEGIGQALLTLTLAQQQVLFMEWFEAFSGQGRECPNLMRAFQVWWRRSFVRSLGSSS; this is encoded by the exons atgccgacgacgacgagcgcgtcgccggcggccgccgcgcaccgccgccggagccgacgcaaggcgcccccgccgcgccaGCCCTGGTGCTGCTCCTTCGGCCTCGACccctccaccgcggccgccgcggccgccaacCGGAgccccctccccgcgccgccgcgagccAAGCCGTCGCAccagctcgcgccgccgctctcccGCCGCATCCGCTCCCCGGGCCGCGTCTCCCCCATCGATGACCCGTCCTTCGCTGCCACCGCGGGTTCGTGTGTTTCCGCGCGGCTGTCGTCCGTCACCGAGTGCCCGCCTCCCGccctgcctccgcctccgcctccgccgcccccgccggcggcggcggtggagaagcCGAGGGCGACGCTGCGGCTGAGACTGGTAGAGAAAGGCGTGGTCTTGGAGGTGGACGAGGTGGAGAGGGTGCGCAGGGAGAGCAAGGTGGTGAGGAAGGTTCTTGGGGGACGAGGCGGAGAGGTGGCGGTGGAAGGAAAGGTCGAGGTGGAGTCCTTCAGGGAGGCGGTCGAGATGATGCTggaagacgaagacgagacCGCTGCGATGAGGCGGCTCGCTCGTGGTGGTGTCGCGCGTGCCATCGGCGTTCTCGAG GTATCCTTGTCACTTCTGTTTGACAGAGGAGTTAACAACTGTCTAATGTATCTTGAGGCTGTTCCATGGAATGAATCTGAAGAGGACATCATCAAGCAATTGCTTTCTCAGCATTCTTCGTACGAAGCAGCTTTCAGAAATCTGCTGGCAAGGTTACAACCACAAAGACCCACCTCCTCTGCAGAACTGGTAGTTGAACTAGTCGATTCCATCACAAAGGGGACCAACAATAATGCTCGGAAAGAGCTGCGGAATTTAGTCAATGGTATCCTGTCAAAGTCCTCTGTCTACATAAAGGGCGATAAAGAGCTGGACAAGAGGAGCATTTACTGTATCTGCCATTCTTGCCTGAATTCTCTGGTGGGATTGTTTGAAGAATCTTCGGATTTGGTCCATGCTGATGAAAGATCCATTTCTTCAGTCGGAAAAGGACCACTTGAGAGAATCTACAAGCTAGTTGAGGACATCAACTGGTTGCTTCAGATTCTAATAGACAGGCAGATGGGAGAGGAATTTGTTGATGTATGGGCCAACAAAAAGACCCTAAGCAGCATGCAGGAGCGGGTGTCACCAATGATACGTCATGAGCTGAGCCGGATTTCAGCGACAATTTTTATTGCCATGGGGAGTGGGAAGCTCCATTGTACTGGGGATAAACGGTTCAGCTTCTTTCAGGCCTGGTTCAGGCCAATGCTGGTAGATTTCGGTTGGCTCCGGAGGTACCCGAAGGGCCTCAATGTGACGACCCTGGAGGAAGGAATCGGGCAAGCGCTGTTGACGCTCACGTTGGCGCAGCAGCAGGTGCTGTTCATGGAATGGTTCGAGGCTTTCAGCGGGCAAGGCCGGGAGTGCCCGAACCTGATGAGGGCCTTCCAGGTCTGGTGGCGGCGGTCATTTGTAAGATCCTTAGGTAGCAGTAGCTGA
- the LOC101760897 gene encoding thioredoxin M-type, chloroplastic has translation MALETCFRAWALHAAPAGGKDRLLAGGSSTSFAPSKRAAAAAPLSVGRVATPRPRHVCQSKNAVDEVLVADDANWDGMVIACETPVLVEFWAPWCGPCRMIAPVIDELAKDYAGKIKCCKVNTDDNPKVASTYGIRSIPTVLIFKGGDKKESVIGAVPKTTLTTLIDKYIGS, from the exons ATGGCCCTGGAGACGTGCTTCAGAGCGTGGGCGCTGCACGCGGCCCCTGCCGGCGGCAAGGACAGGCTCCTCGCCGGTGGCAGCAGCACTAGCTTCGCGCCGTCCaagcgagccgccgccgccgcgccgctgtcGGTCGGCCGCGTCgccacgccgcggccgcggcacgTCTGCCAGTCCAAGAACGCCGTGGACGAAG TGCTGGTGGCGGACGACGCGAACTGGGATGGGATGGTGATTGCGTGCGAGACGCCGGTGCTGGTGGAGTTCTGGGCGCCGTGGTGCGGGCCGTGCCGGATGATCGCGCCGGTGATCGACGAGCTGGCCAAGGACTACGCCGGCAAGATCAAGTGCTGCAAGGTGAACACCGACGACAACCCCAAGGTGGCCTCCACCTACGGCATCCGCAGCATCCCCACCGTCCTCATCTTCAAGGGCGGCGACAAGAAGGAGAGCGTCATCGGCGCCGTCCCGAAGACCACGCTCACGACCCTCATCGACAAGTACATCGGCAGCTAG
- the LOC111257971 gene encoding L10-interacting MYB domain-containing protein-like, with product MADDEADLDEFVPVGQAGFGRALGAAGRSLAVGGRGARAHTGRKQPLADDEADLDEVVLGAEDASVGHGRGKKRPGRGRGQGQSKKPSRAAKKNDEEEGDMMDWTDAYTSIVCNLFAEQVKKGNRPNTHLNSVGYTEVSNRFYQMTGIYLSKMQLKNKWDKLKIKLSAWNRLMKRQTGTGWDRTKGVIDMDDEWWRKARKDIPGCGGFRTKPLQNVDDLTVMFGDIINDETDHWNPMSSNPIIPQNDDTPIEVDLDVGENLDGGGDDIEDNGGVDVNDIEEVSPSIGNAKRRSRVVIEKGKKAKTGTALVIQEKLSEIAEQAKAFTSRKVGEVTVEQVMDLVLDCGAGYGTDEHFIATELFVKKDQRDMFMTLPTKDIRFGWLTRKFNVKYGN from the exons ATGGCCGATGATGAGGCTGACTTGGATGAGTTCGTGCCTGTCGGCCAGGCCGGGTTCGGTCGTGCcttgggcgcggccggccgtagTTTGGCGGTGGGCGGGCGTGGCGCCCGTGCCCACACTGGCAGGAAGCAGCCCCTGGCCGACGATGAGGCTGACTTGGATGAGGTTGTTCTTGGTGCCGAAGATGCAAGTGTCGGCCATGGCCGTGGGAAGAAGCGGCCAGGAAGAGGTCGGGGCCAAGGACAGAGCAAGAAGCCCTCTAGGGCAGCGAAGAAGAATGACGAAGAGGAG GGAGATATGATGGACTGGACCGACGCATACACATCGATTGTTTGTAACTTGTTTGCAGAACAAGTTAAGAAAGGCAATAGACCAAATACACATTTGAACTCTGTAGGCTATACAGAAGTGTCAAATAGGTTTTATCAGATGACAGGAATTTATCTTAGCAAGATGCAATTGAAAAACAAGTGGGACAAGTTGAAGATAAAATTATCAGCATGGAATAGATTAATGAAGAGGCAAACAGGAACAGGTTGGGATAGAACAAAGGGTGTGATTGACATGGACGATGAgtggtggaggaaggcaagAAAG GATATCCCAGGATGCGGCGGGTTCAGGACAAAACCTCTGCAAAATGTGGATGATTTGACCGTTATGTTTGGTGACATCATTAATGATGAAACAGATCATTGGAACCCTATGAGCTCGAACCCTATCATACCCCAAAATGATGACACTCCTATTGAAGTAGACCTTGATGTTGGTGAGAACCTTGATGGTGGTGGGGATGACATTGAGGATAATGGAGGTGTTGATGTGAATGACATTGAGGAGGTATCTCCATCCATTGgcaatgcaaaaagaagatcgaGGGTTGTCAtagagaaaggaaagaaagcaaAAACAGGAACCGCACTTGTGATTCAAGAAAAATTGAGTGAGATAGCTGAACAAGCCAAGGCTTTCACATCAAGAAAGGTTGGCGAAGTTACCGTTGAACAAGtaatggatcttgttttggatTGTGGAGCGGGGTATGGTACCGATGAGCATTTTATTGCTACtgagttgtttgtgaagaaagaTCAAAGGGACATGTTCATGACACTTCCAACTAAGGACATTAGATTCGGTTGGCTTACGAGGAAGTTCAACGTCAAATACGGGAACTGA
- the LOC101761300 gene encoding transcriptional corepressor SEUSS, giving the protein MVPSGQPNPMGPAGQQVGASLLRTSSSLLGGGGGGGGGGGQPGMGMGMGMGGAGGVLPSQSPFSSLVSPRTQYGSGLLAGASNVASLLSRQQSYGNGGIGAMPGAGAGLPMGGLHQQQQQQQRGGIDGVADLVGAGGPDSMAFPSSSQGSLGNQLGGENLQQQQHQQQMDAPQDSQNQQQQQQQHQHQHQQQMSMPYNQQHMLPQTQPQQQPAVKMENGGGILGGVKLEQQMGQPDQNGPAQMMRSSSGGVKLEPQLQAMRGLGAVKMEHQSSDPSVFLQQQQQQQHMLQLSKQNPQAAAAQLSLLQQQQQRFLHLQQQQQQQQQQQILKNLPLQRNQLQQQQQQQQQQQQHQQLLRQQSLNMRTGKTPAYEPGTCAKRLTHYMYHQQNRPQDNNIEYWRNFVNEYFAPSAKKRWCVSLYGNGRQTTGVFPQDVWHCEICNRKPGRGFETTVEVLPRLCQIKYASGTLEELLYVDMPRESQNSSGQIVLDYTKAIQESVFEQLRVVREGHLRIVFNQDLKIASWEFCARRHEELIPRRSIIPQVSQLGAVVQKYQSSVQNSASLSNQDMQNNCNSFVACARQLAKALEVPLVNDLGYTKRYVRCLQIAEVVNCMKDLIDYSRQTGSGPIDSLHKFPRRGAPAISSLQPPQQPEEQQPVPQSSNQSGQNSAPTTGMQVSASGNGDATSNNSLNCAPSTSAPSSSSVVGLLQGSINCRQEHPTSSGNGLYNGGNNAAVAKANSTNSMQSNPQASFPSPVPSASNGNMMPAPQHSSQMNSPTMPSNLPPMQTPTSRPQEPESNESQSSVQRILQEMMMQSQMNGVGPVGSDMKRANTITPGLNGVNSLVGNPITNNSGMNGMGFGAMGGIGQSMRTAMGNNAMVMNGRTGMNHSAHDLTQLSHQQQQRDIGSQLLGGLRAANSFNNLQYDWKSSQ; this is encoded by the exons ATGGTGCCGTCGGGGCAGCCCAACCCGATGGGCCCGGCGGGCCAGCAGGTGGGCGCCTCGCTGCTGCGGACCAGCTCcagcctcctcggcggcggcggcggcggcggcgggggagggggccagccggggatggggatggggatggggatgggcggcgccggcggggtgcTCCCGTCCCAGTCGCCCTTCTCGTCCCTCGTCTCGCCGCGCACGCAGTACGGGAGCGGCTTGCTGGCGGGTGCGTCCAATGTCGCGTCGCTGCTCAGCCGCCAGCAGTCCTATGGGAATGGGGGGATTGGGGCAATGCCTGGTGCCGGAGCCGGCCTTCCCATGGGTGGcctgcaccagcagcagcagcagcagcagcgaggaGGGAtcgatggtgttgctgatctGGTTGGCGCTGGAGGGCCGGATTCCATGGCGTTCCCGTCATCCTCCCAGGGCAGTTTGGGCAATCAGCTTGGCGGCGAGAActtacagcagcagcagcaccaacaGCAGATGGATGCACCGCAAGATTCACAGaatcagcaacagcaacagcaacagcaccagcaccagcaccagcagcaaatGTCGATGCCCTACAACCAGCAGCATATGTTGCCGCAAAcacagccgcagcagcagccggcggtgAAGATGGAGAATGGAGGCGGGATCTTGGGCGGGGTCAAGTTGGAGCAGCAGATGGGGCAGCCCGATCAGAACGGCCCCGCACAGATGATGCGCAGTTCCAGTGGTGGTGTGAAGCTCGAGCCGCAGCTGCAAGCGATGAGGGGCTTGGGTGCTGTCAAGATGGAGCACCAAAGCTCAGACCCATCGGTGTTcctgcagcaacagcagcagcagcaacatatgtTGCAGCTGTCTAAGCAGAACCCTCAGGCTGCGGCTGCCCAGTTGAGCCTcttacagcagcagcagcagcggttCCTACAtctgcagcaacagcagcagcaacaacagcagcagcagatccTCAAGAACTTGCCTTTGCAGAGAAACCaattgcagcagcaacagcagcagcagcagcagcagcaacagcatcaGCAGTTGCTTCGTCAACAAAGTCTGAATATGAGAACTGGTAAAACACCAGCTTATGAACCAGGAACATGTGCAAAGAGGTTGACACATTACATGTATCACCAGCAGAACAGGCCACAG GACAATAACATTGAGTACTGGAGAAACTTTGTGAATGAATACTTTGCCCCAAGTGCCAAGAAGAGATGGTGTGTTTCTCTCTACGGAAATGGCCGTCAAACTACTGGAGTTTTCCCTCAG GATGTTTGGCATTGTGAGATATGCAACAGGAAGCCAGGACGAGGCTTTG AAACTACTGTGGAGGTCTTGCCACGGCTGTGTCAAATAAAATATGCCAGTGGTACACTCGAGGAGCTTCTGTATGTTGACATGCCACGGGAGTCCCAGAATTCATCTGGACAGATTGTTTTGGATTATACCAAGGCAATCCAGGAGAGTGTCTTCGAGCAATTACGTGTGGTTCGTGAGGGGCATTTAAGAATTGTATTCAACCAAGACCTCAAG ATTGCATCGTGGGAGTTTTGTGCCAGGCGTCATGAGGAACTTATTCCTAGAAGATCAATCATACCACAG GTCAGTCAACTTGGTGCTGTGGTGCAAAAGTATCAATCATCCGTTCAAAATTCAGCATCACTCTCAAATCAGGACATGCAGAACAATTGTAACTC gttTGTCGCATGTGCTCGCCAGTTGGCCAAAGCACTGGAAGTGCCATTGGTGAATGATTTAGGATACACTAAAAGATATGTCCGCTGCCTCCAG ATTGCAGAGGTCGTAAATTGTATGAAAGACTTGATTGATTACAGCAGGCAGACTGGGTCTGGTCCAATAG ATAGCTTGCATAAATTCCCTAGAAGAGGGGCTCCAGCGATTAGTTCCCTTCAACCACCGCAGCAACCTGAGGAGCAACAACCTGTTCCTCAGAGTTCAAACCAGAGTGGTCAAAACTCTGCTCCTACAACTGGAATGCAAGTTTCTGCCTCTGGCAATGGTGATGCCACATCAAACAATTCACTCAATTGTGCACCATCTACATCAgcaccatcttcttcatctgttGTTGGTCTCCTCCAAGGCTCAATAAATTGCAGACAAGAACATCCAACAAGCAGTGGCAACGGTTTGTATAATGGTGGAAACAATGCTGCAGTTGCTAAGGCGAACTCAACAAATTCAATGCAATCAAATCCACAAGCATCGTTTCCTTCACCAGTGCCCTCAGCATCAAATGGCAACATGATGCCTGCACCCCAGCATTCAAGCCAGATGAACTCGCCGACCATGCCCTCAAACCTACCTCCTATGCAAACACCTACAAGTCGACCTCAGGAACCTGAATCAAATGAGTCGCAGAGCTCAGTCCAGAGGATATTGCAAGAGATGATGATGCAATCCCAAATGAATGGTGTTGGACCAGTGGGAAGCGATATGAAGAGAGCAAACACAATTACCCCTGGTCTTAACGGGGTTAACTCCTTAGTTGGTAACCCCATAACAAATAACTCTGGAATGAATGGAATGGGATTTGGGGCTATGGGAGGCATTGGTCAATCAATGAGAACAGCAATGGGGAATAATGCGATGGTGATGAATGGAAGAACCGGGATGAACCACAGTGCACATGACCTGACGCAGCTGAGCCACCAGCAGCAACAGCGTGATATAGGAAGCCAACTACTTGGGGGCCTCAGAGCTGCAAATAGCTTCAATAACCTTCAATATGACTGGAAGTCATCCCAATAG